In the Nitrospinota bacterium genome, one interval contains:
- the fabZ gene encoding 3-hydroxyacyl-ACP dehydratase FabZ → MIIEHHELYQYIPHRHPFLLIDRIVEIEPFKRVVAIKNVTGGEYFFPGHFPGKPVMPGVLIVEAMAQAAAALATYSSPDDRGKIIYFAAIDGARFKRMVIPGDTIRIEIEVEKARSRLWKVKARATVEGETACEADLTAMVADSK, encoded by the coding sequence ATGATCATCGAGCATCACGAACTATACCAGTACATACCCCACCGCCATCCATTCCTGCTCATAGACAGGATAGTGGAGATAGAACCCTTCAAAAGGGTGGTGGCCATAAAAAACGTGACCGGAGGGGAGTACTTCTTCCCCGGCCATTTCCCCGGAAAGCCTGTGATGCCCGGCGTGCTGATCGTGGAGGCCATGGCGCAGGCGGCCGCCGCGCTGGCCACATATTCCAGCCCGGACGACCGGGGGAAAATAATATATTTCGCGGCGATAGACGGGGCGCGGTTCAAAAGAATGGTGATCCCCGGAGACACTATCCGCATAGAAATAGAGGTTGAAAAGGCCAGAAGCAGGCTTTGGAAAGTGAAGGCCCGCGCCACGGTGGAGGGCGAAACGGCCTGCGAGGCGGACCTTACCGCGATGGTGGCGGACAGCAAATAA